The following proteins come from a genomic window of Euryarchaeota archaeon:
- a CDS encoding DUF4910 domain-containing protein, which yields MRHTLRVLPALLLLLPALGGCSFPTETVTPPHVNGSHRPDVLFDEDLAFEALRHQVERVNGTALENYYRIPGTEGNDYAANIIAARLSAIGTVVTWDNFTGPYAGNETRMHNVVGRLGTTPRTVYLAAHYDTRPWADEDPDPRRRSEPVLGANDGASGVAVLLELARVLSNRSLNFSVTFLFFDGEDGGRGGDGWIVGSTHYASNMTTSEVANAMGFVLLDMVGDPELSFLRESTSANGPGKALQDLIWAEARRQNATQFVNASGGSIIDDHAPFLARGIKAVDVIHLDKKGSSVFPDSHHTTFDDLEHVSAKSLGVVGRIIEGVIHRIDQGEAV from the coding sequence GTGCGCCATACTTTACGCGTCTTACCGGCGCTATTGCTGCTCCTTCCGGCCCTTGGAGGGTGCAGTTTCCCGACCGAGACCGTGACGCCTCCGCATGTGAACGGCTCGCACCGCCCGGACGTCCTCTTCGACGAGGATCTTGCGTTCGAGGCCCTACGACACCAAGTCGAGCGCGTCAATGGGACGGCCTTGGAAAACTATTACAGGATCCCCGGCACGGAAGGCAACGACTACGCCGCGAACATCATCGCCGCGCGACTTTCCGCGATCGGCACGGTCGTCACTTGGGACAATTTCACCGGCCCCTACGCCGGAAACGAGACGCGGATGCACAACGTCGTCGGCCGCCTCGGGACGACGCCTCGGACCGTCTATCTCGCCGCCCACTACGATACGCGCCCGTGGGCCGACGAGGACCCCGATCCACGACGTCGATCGGAACCGGTCTTGGGCGCCAACGACGGGGCCTCCGGCGTTGCTGTGCTACTTGAATTGGCGCGCGTGCTTTCCAACCGGTCCCTGAACTTCAGCGTGACCTTCCTGTTCTTCGACGGGGAGGACGGTGGCCGTGGCGGTGACGGTTGGATCGTCGGGAGCACCCACTACGCGTCCAACATGACGACGAGCGAGGTCGCGAACGCGATGGGTTTCGTGCTCCTCGACATGGTCGGCGACCCCGAACTGTCGTTCCTACGTGAATCGACGTCGGCGAACGGGCCGGGCAAAGCCCTTCAAGACCTCATCTGGGCAGAAGCGAGGCGACAGAACGCGACTCAGTTCGTGAACGCAAGCGGCGGAAGCATAATCGACGACCACGCGCCGTTCCTGGCCCGCGGCATCAAGGCGGTCGACGTGATACATCTTGACAAGAAAGGATCGTCCGTCTTCCCGGACTCCCATCACACGACGTTCGACGACTTGGAGCACGTCTCCGCGAAAAGCCTTGGCGTCGTCGGGCGCATCATCGAAGGCGTAATCCATAGGATCGACCAAGGGGAAGCGGTGTGA
- a CDS encoding DUF4188 domain-containing protein — protein MGILGSEGVLVVVSLHLKTPHAILGWAQRSGGFLKALNASEGLIRSHAAIESPTKVLIVAYWKDMKTLMAWYGSQEHQRMVAWANSHSHDIDLTIGLFREEKGGFERMSSDDTGAPPRKLSAPS, from the coding sequence ATGGGAATACTCGGTTCGGAAGGGGTGCTCGTCGTCGTCTCGCTTCACCTCAAGACGCCGCACGCCATTCTCGGTTGGGCCCAGCGAAGCGGCGGGTTCCTGAAGGCCTTGAACGCCTCAGAAGGGTTGATCAGGTCCCATGCGGCGATCGAGTCGCCGACCAAGGTGTTGATTGTCGCGTATTGGAAGGACATGAAGACGCTGATGGCGTGGTACGGGTCGCAGGAGCACCAGCGCATGGTCGCCTGGGCAAACTCGCATTCCCACGACATCGACCTCACGATCGGCCTCTTCCGTGAGGAAAAAGGCGGATTCGAGCGCATGTCCTCCGACGACACCGGTGCGCCGCCGCGAAAACTCTCCGCGCCGTCGTAG